The sequence gtGTGTTTTGGGAACAATAACATgcttatttttattgttttgggaACAATAACATCATTAAATTATTGCATGCTTAATGCAATTGTTATGTCCCATTCCATTGCTGCAATCCTTCGAATGCTCTCCCCTACGAAATGGTGGTCTTTTTATGCTGCTTGCTTTTTCATATTCTTAAATTTGTTGGGATTCTTTTCTGGGCAAATTTAAGTGTTTTATGTCTTCGTGAATTGCTTGCTGAAGTGTTGAATGAGTTGATCGTGTTGAGAAGTGATTCTCTGTTGTGGGATTTTACTTGTCTCCATTGGAAGTTAAATCGTGTCTTCGCCTCACAATGTCCTCTCCAATATATCCTTCTCTTCCCAGGAAGCTCTTCCGCTGTGATTCCTCATTTCAGAGCTACCATCAATGTCAGACCCCTTTTTTCATTTTAGTGGCACGGATCCCCCTTCCCTTTTAAATCAAACTTCCCTTTCCCTATCTCATCATCATACACCCTTTTCCCTTAATTGTTTTCGGTCTAATTGTTTTCCCAAGGGAATAAACTTTCATCGATGGGCTAATAATTATTCTAGTGATGTTTTCCGATTTGCAATTCATACTCTGTTTTAGTGATTTTTCCTCTCGGATTTTATATGGCGACTCTTTTCTGTCCAATCCATGCAGTTGTCCAATATGAAGCTCGTTGAAGTCGCGTGAAGCAACTCAACTCCTTGTTTCACATGCACCTGGAAATTAATCTGAGAACTTTGTTATATTCTGGTGGATTCTTTACTActgtaaaaaatttgaatccttAAAACAGTTGTTTCTTATTGGCGATTAAAGTTTTGAAGAAGGGATCAAATTAGTTTGGTTTCGGAATTTAATGGATGATATTGCTTTGTCCGAATTAGACCCTAGTTTTGTGATCTAAAATGGCTGTGACACGAGCTcgatttgatttaaatttatagAGGGaagaattatattttaaattttaacagGACCAAAACTGGAAAAAAGAAATGTAAGATACGAGACTAAAACTACAAAATAAGGTTTAACGAGACCAAAAATAAgggaaaaaacataaataatagtAGGACCAAAAATGTATTTATTCTTTTATAGGTTCAAACTCCATCGGGTATTTTGAGTTCAACTAATAAAATGTCAAATTACTTAAGCTTGTGCTTAAAAAACTTGAAAGCATTTGTAGTATAATAAGGGCCAGGCTCGAAAAATATAAAGCTCTTAATTTTAAGGTTTAAATTCCgtgtttatatataaaaaaattgtgtgTCCTTAAACTATCTACAAAAGTTAATAGATAGAAAGTTTTCATTGTGAATTTTCTGCTTTGTCCTTAAATTGTGTGTTGTTTAGATTAGTTGCATGGAGATTTGATGGAAAAGGGGTGCCAAAAATTAGGGGAAACCGGAATATAAAATTTATGGATAATAGAAAATAGCTACAAGTCTATAAATGCACCAAGAAAATTTAATGTATATTATGCTCAATTGTTGAATGTCATCAAATGCATTgtctaaaatcaaataaaaatttaggttcctttaactttaaaaatattaatttttattttaagatctttaatatttcatgaaatttagcTTCAAAATCATAAATCTAGCATTCAGATTGGTGGGCAGTAGAGAATAAGTGGTTGTTCAATTTGACTTGCTTGCCTATCAAGTCATTTTCCACAATGCTGCTGCACCAGACACGCTGTCTCTTCTCTTCCACTCTACAGCAAGGAAAGATtataaaatgataataataataataataatattatttaattggttttgagttttttaaaaatggaaaaaacaATTTGCTCGTAAAGTGAAAAATTATGATTATATTCAATTTAAGGTGTTATAAACAGAAGTGCTATTTCTCTCCGATCCCACGTTGTATGTGTGCTTCCCTATTCCTATTTGTCGTGTTTTCCCAGGCTAAAtggaatatatatatgttgttgtGGCCcgatattgaaaattttgaccaatataattattaaataaatatttgagttaATTAGTCGATGGAGAACTGAGAGTAGTTCAACTGATCTTCCAACTACAAAATAAATTAAGCTACATTTATGTATACCTTTTTGCATGTTAACATTGAACTTTGGTCCCCAAAAATAAACAGCTCACGGTATTTCTTGAAATCTCCCGGCAGTACATGTAAattttacttgttttttttAGGATATGAATCAATACtattatacaattttttttaaaaaaaaatactcacATATATATAGTATCGAAAAATGGTTTTTTTCAAATGAACCACACATATTAAGCAAAGGAAAATTAAGAAAGGCCGGAAAGCATTTGATCACATATATTCAAGTAAGCAAACTATGaggtaaataaaaatacaaaaaaaacttGAGGAATTTCACTAGAGATCTCGGAGTTGCCGGAGGTTCATGGGAGATACATATTTGGTGTCACCATCGATTAGTTGCTTGGCGATTATAATATTCGCTGCTTCGCTTGGATGGTAAGGGTCCCAAAACACGTGCTTGTCCCGATCGGAACACATAGTGGAGGTAGGCCCGCACGGGATTATCCCAGCGAATTGCCCTCCGTTCCCGCAACAAGCTTTACTTGCAGTCGTAAAGCCTGCGATTCATTTgtgataatttatattaatttgcGAAAATCTAATTAATAGGTCGTGTCCTTGAAAAAAGGACATTGATTTAagtgatatattatatatatgctgtCTGTGCGTACCGTATTTTGCATAATTTGTGATGAGTTCCATGACAAGATTGTAGACATTGGCATGAACAAATGTGGCACCTTTAAGGTTGTCATTTAGTTCATGCAGAAGATCCTTCAATCTGGCGTTGTATTGAACTGCAAGCTTATCTGGCAATGAAACGCATTCATTCTCGCCGAGTTGGTTAATGGTTTTCTGATATGGAATGCAACCAATTGGCCCAACATTTCCCACGACAAACTTCCTTGCATCAAGTTGGTATAGTCTCTGCAATCACTAATTCATCGTTAGACGTTATGAGACAAAAATTAAGCATGGAATTAATATCAATCATTTGCAGCTATCTAGCTAGGACGTACCGTAAGTTGACCTCTTAGATGGTTGATGAGATCATCGACAAATGCATCGGGGCTTTGTGTTATTCTTGCACCAATTGATATCACGGGGAGGAGGTAATTGTTTAGGAAATCATTGGACCCTACCGTGATGGAGAAAATGGAATTCTTAGTAATGTGTTCTCTTGCCTTGGATGGACCCAACAACCCATCGATTTGTTTCCTTGTTATGTTGAAGTAATCTACTTGAATGTCCATTGAAAGCCTATTCACCTGCGAAATTCCAAGAGCGAGCTATATTGTAAATAAATCAAGTTTTCAGTATATTTTCCTGTGATTGCGTGTTTTACTTACAAAAATCCTTCCGGTGGCATTCATGATCCCTCCACCTCCCGAAGCATAATTTACCCCATGCAAAACAACATTACCGGTAGTGTTCGGTGCAAGAAACGGCTCTGCGTAGTGTGGCTGTCCCAGTTCCTCCCCTACAACACACAATTAGACACTGTATTTCACTTAAACTAGTCCTGATAGGAACAGAACATACCGACAATGTCTCCAATGGTTCTTCCATTCGTGTATCGACCGGTTGGATTCCCACCGGAGGACTTGAAATCAATCCCATTTGGCGCAATATTAGCCTTGGACAGAGTCTGCAAATAGTTATTGTTCCCAGCATCCACCAAAGAATCGCCGAAAATGAATGATGCCCCTTTCGTTAAATCTGCATTCTGGGCAACTCCGAAAGTAGACAAATTCATAGTAACAATCAAGAAAACGAGAGCAAATGTCATATTGTAATGATTAAAGTTGAAGGCCATTGTTTCTCTCCTGTTGTGAATCATCAAAACGGTGCATATATATGTTTAGACACCAAATTTTTGTTGAGAAACTTGTGATTAAGGGAAGGACTAAGGATTTTAATTGCAGTTGTATTTTGGTATGACTCGGTTGATTTTGTGATGGTCGGTTAATTTTCTCGGGGTTAGGTTAACTATAATCATTTTCTGTCTCGATTTGTTTCGACCTATGCACTTGCGTTTGTTGCAAGAAAATCAGAGATAGAATATCATGCATGATGTATTATAAAAATAGTtgtgaatattattaattatatatgtgaaTGACAAGTACTTAGGTCTATCTTCCTGCAAGTTTAGTCAATTGACGTTTGATAACTTTATGAAATTAAGAAGGCGAAAATtgaatttagaaaaatatatatataaaatttgaaatactttATCAATTAAGAAGAACTTATTCTTGTTACTCTCCACTTTGCAATAACATAAACCTACATTTTTTTAATGACAAAagcttgtatgagacggtctcacaggtcatattttgtgagactgatatcttatttgggtcattcatgaaaaaatattactttttatgttaagagtattactttttattgtgaatatgggtagggttgacccgtctcacaagagacctactcttttttaATTATGAGGGCCAAACATACTTGAAGAACaccattaaaaataacattgttACATGTCTCCATCTAACATCCAATGACCAATGCTATATAAATTTTTCCATCCAATGACGTTGTGTATAACTATGTGCAACGATTTTTACTAATTGAATTTATGTTAATTACTAAAAgaagttaaattaattttataaattaaatattttatttaaaatatacaagtttaaatttaatataagtgtattttaataaaaccatgaaataatttattgtTGTAAATAAAATGGTAAAGAATATTTCGACAACATTTTTTTTAGTGTCGATGAATTGGAGACATGTTTTGAATTCATTATTTTGATGTCATTGTTGtgcttaaaaaaaacaaatatattaaaactaTTTGAATTACTTGAAGCCATGCATGGATTATGACTTATGAATTATACAAGTTTAAATTTCACGAACGACTATATTGTAGATTCTTAAAATCTCAAACCAAACTATGGAATAAATCCAATCAAACATAAAGTTAAATTTGATttgttcagttcagttgaagaaaTATAAAAGTAGCGTAGCTAGAGATCGGCTTATCTGGCTGCCATTATACTGCGCGCGTTTGAACAGAGTAAATGTACCGAAAAGGTAGTGTAGCCGTAGTAGTTACGGGTaaagtaaaaaacaaaaaaagctaCTGTCGTTTAAGGATTCTTATGTGATTCTTGATTTTGCCTGACACATATCcagcaaatttttgtttttcttggaCATGTGTCAAGATCTTACAGGTTTTCCAGCATCGAAGGGGATTCTGTGAGCTCAATGCTACTGCAAAAATATTTCTTGCTTGTTACATAACAGCATTACAATCATCTATATTTTCTCCACCCTCGCTATGCGCTGATCTCAATATGCATCTTACTCGTTACATTTCATCTCCGAAACCAACAGGAATGACTAGCGATTATGGCCTCAAAAAGGGTGACAAGTCTGGTTCAAGTGGGTCTGCATCGGGGCAAAATTTTTCAAGATTGTCTCCAACCCGGGAGCACATGAACTTGTGAGTTTTTTCATGCCTCGTAACGCATATCTGTAAATTCTTGTTTGTAGTTCTTGATATCTAGATCTGTTCcaatatttgatttttgttcGTGAGGATGGTATATGGTATGTAGATTTGTTTATAGATCTGCTCTTGTTTTTACAATCACGTAACTTGGAAAGATTGGCGGGGAGACGATGCAATGTATATATTTAGAGATCAAATGCGTGCGGTTCTTTAAAATAATGTGCTTAAAGATTTCTATTTTTTGGTTATTGCGATAGTTGGTTAGAATGAGCTCCTGAAAAATATTTGGATGTTCTGTGTGTTGAgctttgtttcttttctttccaTAGTTCTGATTTTTATACTTGAGATATGTTTCCAGAGACTTCCTCCTGATTTTACAAGAAGACGTGGGCACAATCTGCCAGACCGTGTCTCTCTCGAGGTTCCAAATGGTTTAGTTTGGAAAGTTGAACTAACACACTCCGATGGTGAAGCTTGGCTGCAGGGAGGATGGAAGCGGTTCGAAGAGTATTATTCCATCGGACTCGGGCACTTCTTGTTATTCAAATATGTTGAGATTCTCATTTTGAGGTTCACATATTCGACACCACTGCTACAGAGATAGAGTATTCTTACTATGATTCCCTTGAGAGAGACGCCGATATGAACCAAGTAGCTGAAACCGAGGAAATTGATTGTGAATCCGACGACTCTGTTgtatttttgaaagaaattttGGCAGGGAAGAACGTAAGAAGAAAACATTCATCTCTGGATTCATCTCCAAAAATACGAAAGAATCATCGGATTCACAATCAAGCAGGGAAGAACGTAGGAAGAAAACATTCATCTCTGAGTTCATCTCCAAATCATCGATCTGATATCGGTAAGTTGTGTTTATGTTTTAGTCTGTTTAAAATCTTCTGATACATCTGGTGATGCAACCTTGAATGCGTGTGAATCAATGTGTTAGATGTGTTGTGAGATATCGTGTCAACGCATCGGAGGGATACATCACCAAGATTTGCTATACCATATTGATTCTCGGGGTTAAACTTTATTGAAACATGATATCAGGGGATTTTTGCTACTGTACGAGTTGCAATGTTATAATATCTTGTGTGTATATTTgtgcataaaatgttatttttgaagTAACAGAATTGAAATACCTAGACAGGAAGCAAGTGAAACAGCAGGCAAGGTATGGTGACGACAAATTCAAAGCCTATACGAGGGCATTAGATTTCATGTCTGAGAAGCCAACCGAAAACCAGTTTACCATAGTTGTGATGCATCCATCTTATGTCTCCACTGGACGCTCGGCTTTGGTAATTCATCAATAGTTATCTTgagtaattattattttttctattattACATATGCTACTTTTCATGAATCCTTAGTTTATGAATTAAAATCGCttaatacttttatttttgttgCAAGCATATACCGCTAGAATTCGCCAAAGAAATCTTGGTTGGTACGGGAAATAGCTCGATCCTCCTTGTTTTCGAAGGGAAGACATGGCTAGTAAGGTGCATTCATAGAAAACGGAGAGCTTCATTTACTACTGGATGGAGAAAATTTGTCCAGGACAATAATCTAAAAGTAGGCGACGCTTATGTGCTTGTAGTATCTAAAAAGATCAACATAGCATGTGAAGTTATTATTTTTCGTGGTTGATCGAATTCAAAAGACATGGATTGATTGTGTGCACTTTGGTTTTTATATGTTTTCATTGTAGCCTGTTGATTGTATTTCATTCCTGAATTATTGAACttctatttttaagaaaaaatctTTATAAAAAAGTATGATATTGACATTTTGCTGATCAAGTTTAATCGTAAGTGCACTCTACATTTTGGATTCCATTTGTTGATTTGAGAAGAGTAAAGTTTAATCTTATTTGGATTAAGTGATGGTAATATCTAATTTTGTGATCGTTAGATATTTTGATATGTTATACTCTTACAATTAAATTTAAGTAATACAATATAGATAAAACATTTTTATGGATACGTGAGACGGATAAACTCAACTCATATTTACactaataagtaatattttgatataaaaaaataatatatttttgattaatgatccaaataagagattgatctcaaaaaattaattcatgagatcgtctcacaaattttttttgcgTAAATCTAAAACAATTAtatcttaatatttttttaaataaaatttaaattactcccaagatatttttaaaaagattaatctaagtattatttttttatcccaataaatttaaatacttgAACACAGTTGGAAATAGAAATTTCGAACGTCGTTCGTTTGTCGGTCGCCGGAGGCCCGGAAAGACATGAATGCGCAGGTACGGAAGAATCACACCATGTTCATTCTCATGGAAGCAACGATACACACACATTCAATCTCGCGACCCCATCACTGCAAATGGAATCCAACGCACAGCTTGAACATTCCCAGCCCCACCAAACCAAAACCTCTCTTAAACCCGTAATCTTGCCAAAAACTTCTTTAAGACCTCCTTCAGCTAAGCGATGAAGTCAGAAACTTTCGGATTCCCTTCTGTGGTTCGCAACTCTGGAACGGTTTCATGGTACGTTTGGGACAGAAGGGAGCTGAAATTTGTTTCTGTCGATGGGACTAATGGATTTCGTTTTGGGGATTTTTTTCGTTGATTAAGTAAGATGGGGTCAGGAAATTGGGTAGATTTTGTTGGTCTGCTGTGAGGAATTTCTTTCCTCCGAGGGAAGTGAGTGAAAACTATTTGGAGTATGTGAAATGGACATTCTTGAACAGAGTGTTCAGCTCTGGTCTTCAGGTTCTTGCTACACAGGTTGTTAGGTGAATTATTATGGAGTGGGGccaacattaaattaaataataataaaaactcatCTCACatcgaatttttattaaaactgaacaagagaattagttataaatagagctcaattccttcagttattgtatcccaaaatcaaaagctttttagctttgataaatagagagtgcataaaaaaaagagtgtattttttcttgagtgtgggaattctcttgtgtgagttagagaaattattttctcagtatactcgggttgggagagtgagaaatattgagtgtattggtgtatacacttgttgtaatattttttccagttataaaagttgcagtgctccgtggacgtagcctatattgggtgaaccacgtaaatctttgtgttcttgttggttattttattccgcaatttttgggtactattatcatcgtggtcggcatcgtttcgggggtgtaattcctcaacaactggtatcagagccttgttgtgaaaattcttaagaattctgagtatgctctgtggttgcagctttgtctgatcttccacatcagaaaagagtttttagattttttgctaaggctagagaagtgatagccggagatgatggatcgggaccgggaatcaacaagttcgacggaacagatttttcgttctggcggttacagataagagattatctgtacagtaagaagctgcatcaacctctatcaggaaagaaaccggaaaagatggaggatgatgattgggagctccttgaccgacaggttttaggtgtcatacgattgaccctaacaaagaacgtggcgcataacgtggcggaggccaaaaccacggaggagatgatgaccattctatcagacatgtacgagaagccatcagcaaacaacaaagtacatctcatgaagaagttattcaacttgaagatgggagaaggtgcttcggtggcaaaacacataaatgaattcaacacgattgtctcccagctgacatcggtggacatcaaatttgatgatgagattcgtgcacttattcttctggcgtctttaccagaaacttgggaaccgatgcgggcagcggttagcaactctgttggaaaaggaaaactacaactcaatgatgttagagatcaaatcctagctgaagaagttcgcaggaaagactcgggtgaagcaacatcatcgagatctgctctaaatcttgataacagaggaagaggcaggagtggtgaaaggagttccaaccgatggcgcggtagatccaagtcaagaaatggaaaagacaaaaacatctctgaaaagaatatgaagtgctggagctgtggtgagactggtcacctgaaaaagaactgcagatcaatgaaaaataatgccaatgctgtcactgatgaagtacatgatgctctgctattatccatggaaagccctgttgattcttgggttatggactcgggagcttcgtttcataccactggtgatcgcgatgtatttgataattacatcgctggcgattacggaaaagttttcctggctgatggaaaacccttggaaattgttggtatgggtgatgtacggatgaagatgtcaaatggatctgtctggaaaatcaacaaagtcagacatgtaccaaatttgacacgcaatctgatctcggtgggacagctcgatgatgaaggccacaatgtgaccttcggtgatggttcctggaaagtgaacaaaggagccatgattgttgctcgaggaaagaaaactggaacattgtatatgacttccagttgcagagacacattagcagctgtggatgctggagccaattcaagtctatggcattatagacttggacacatgagtgagaagggaatgaagatgttggtgtcaaaaggaaagctaccagaattaaagactgttgaacaccaactatgtgaaagctgtatctttggaaagcagaagaaggtgagcttttcaaaaggcggtaaagaaccgaaagcagcaaagttggagctggttcatactgatgtatggggaccatctcctgtgacatcccttggaggctcgagatactatgtcacattcattgacgattcgagtagaaaagtttgggtttattttctgaaaaataaatctgatgtttacgagacctttaaaaggtggaaagccatggtggaaaatgagaccaacttgaaggtgaagtgcttacggtctgacaatggtggagaatatgaagatgatgagttcaagaaatattgtgcacagaacgggatcaagatggagaaaaccattcctggtacacctcaacagaatggtgtagctgaaaggatgaacaggaccttgaatgaacgcgcaaggagcatgagattgcattctggattgccaaaatcattctgggctgatgctgttaacactgcagcatatctgatcaacagaggaccttcggtaccactggactacaaaatacccgaagaggtttggagcggcaaagaagtaaacctttctttcttgaaagtgtttggatgtctatcctatgttcatattgattcagcaagcagaacaaaacttgatccgaaatcaaagaagtgcttctttattggttatggagataatgagtttggttatcgtttctgggatgaccaaaatcggaagatcattcggagcagggatgtaatctttaatgagaaacttctgtacaaggacaagtcagacattggagctggagatgaatgtcctgaagtcgagaagactgatgaagtgccattgacaaacattcctgtgaatgaatcgaaaaccagtaaccaggaagatgaagaagaaactgcacaagatgatgacccacaaactccggtgattgaactcaggagatctttgagaaccattagaccacctgatagatactcccctgcacttcactatattttgctgacagacaaaggtgaaccggagacttatgaagaggcaatgcaaaatgatgattcaaccaagtgggagttggccatggaagatgagatggattcactgtcatccaatcagacgtgggagttgacagaacttccgcaaggcaaaaaggcgttacataacaagtgggtgtaccggttaaaagaagagcatgatggtagcaagcggtacaaggcaagacttgttgtaaaaggcttccaacaacgggaaggaattgattataccgagattttctctccggtggttaaattaaccactatcaggactgtacttggactagtggcgaaggaagacttacatttggagcagttggatgtaaagactgcgtttcttcacggtgacctagatgaagaaatttatatgaagcagccacagggctttgaagtacggggaaaagagagaatggtatgcaaacttcagaagagcttgtacggtctcaaacaagctccaagacagtggtacaagaagtttgatggattcatgagtgaaaatggattcctaaggtgtcaagctgatcactgctgttatgtgaaaaagtttgacggttcttatatcatactactgctatatgtagatgatatgctgatagctggagcttgtctggaagaaattgataaactcaagaaagatttatcaaaggaatttgccatgaaggatttgggtgctgcaaagcaaatccttggaatgaggatcttcagagaccgggtgaatggattcttgaagttatctcaagaagagtacgtgaaaaaggtggttagcagatttaatatggatgaagctaaatctgtgagtactcctttggctagtcatttcaaactaaccaaagcacaatcaccatcgacggagcaggagcaggcttatatgaataaggttccttatgcttctgctgtcggaagcctcatgtatgcaatggtgtgcacaagaccagacatagcacatgcagtgggagttgtgagcaggtttatgagtaatccaggaaagcaacactgggaagcagttaagtggattctcaggtatttgaaaggtactgctagttgttctttatgcttcaggagatcaaaatttggcttacagggttttgtcgatgccgatatgggtggtgacctggatggcaggaaaagtactactggatatgtgttcacattaggtggtacagttgtaagctgggtgtctaagctgcaaaagattgttgcgctttcgactactgaggctgagtatgttgcagttacagaagctagcaaggagatgatatggttgaaatcctttctggaggaattgggtcagaagcttgaagatagcacattatactgtgacagtcagagtgctattcatttagcaaaaaatcctgtttatcatgctaggacaaagcatatacaggttaggtaccatttcatcagatcagtgctggaagatggagtcttgatgctggagaagattcctggaagtaaaaatccagccgatatgctcacgaagacggtaaccatggacaaactgaagttgtgttcaacttcagttggactgcaagAATAAATGAGGagatatgagctgctgcaatgaTGATGTGAAGAcgtgattgaaatcaagtcttcaagtgggagaattgttaggtaagTGGAGGGGCccgcacaaaataaaatattcaaaatatcccAATCCCACATCGGTTGTGTTGATAAAATTGCTGgagagaattagttataaatagagctcaattccttcagttattgtatcccaaaatcaaaagctttttagctttgataaaaagagagtgcatagaaaaaaagagtgtatttttttcttgagtgcgggaattctcttgtgtgagttagagaaattattttctcggtatactcgggttgggagtgtgagaaatattgagtgtattggtgtatacacttgttgtaatatttcttccagttataaaagttgcagtgctccgtggacgtagcctatattgggtgaaccacgtaaatctttgtgttcttgttggttattttattccgcaatttttgggtactattatcatcgtggtcggcatcgtttcgggggtgtaattcctcAACACAGGTATTTAATTTGCCATGTTGGAGTTTTTCCTGTATAAATTTCTGATAAAAATTCTAgcgataaatttcaaattttgggATGAATATGGAAATTTTTAGGAGCTCTGAGTTCTGGCTTTCGGTTGTCAATGCCTTGGTTATTTTGTGCGTGATtgaactaaaattttattttgaatttgtc comes from Primulina huaijiensis isolate GDHJ02 chromosome 17, ASM1229523v2, whole genome shotgun sequence and encodes:
- the LOC140963175 gene encoding GDSL esterase/lipase At2g23540-like; translated protein: MIHNRRETMAFNFNHYNMTFALVFLIVTMNLSTFGVAQNADLTKGASFIFGDSLVDAGNNNYLQTLSKANIAPNGIDFKSSGGNPTGRYTNGRTIGDIVGEELGQPHYAEPFLAPNTTGNVVLHGVNYASGGGGIMNATGRIFVNRLSMDIQVDYFNITRKQIDGLLGPSKAREHITKNSIFSITVGSNDFLNNYLLPVISIGARITQSPDAFVDDLINHLRGQLTRLYQLDARKFVVGNVGPIGCIPYQKTINQLGENECVSLPDKLAVQYNARLKDLLHELNDNLKGATFVHANVYNLVMELITNYAKYGFTTASKACCGNGGQFAGIIPCGPTSTMCSDRDKHVFWDPYHPSEAANIIIAKQLIDGDTKYVSPMNLRQLRDL